The genomic DNA GAGGTGCGGATCGCCGTCGAGCAGCCCGCCGTCGGTGTCGGGAATGTGCATGTTGCCTGCGGTGCCGTCGAGGCGGACGCCGCGGATCGGGGGCGTGATCTCGCCGTCGGTGGCGATCAGGGCGTTGCGGTAGGTGCCATGGTGACTCTCGACCATGCCGATGCCGGCCAGCGTGGTCCAGGACAGGTGGCAGTCCGGGTTCTCCACCTCGGCCACCCGCGCGGCGTAAGCGTAGGCCTCCAGGGCGGTCACCGGGATGTTCAGGGCCGGGGCCCGCTCCAGCGCCCATTCGTGCAGTTGATCGGCGCCGCGGCCGGTGCCGTAGGTGTCCACGGCGGGTACCGGATCCCCTGGCGGCGGGGGAACGCCCTCCGGGATCGGCGTGCCGATCTGCCACGAGCAGCTGGACGCCAGGAGTAGCGCGGCCGCACCCATTGCCGCGGCAGCTTGTAGCCAGCGCATCGCCACACGACTCCCTCAACCCACTGTGGTTGTGACCATGGTCCCATGCGTTTCCGGTGAATGGGCCTTGCGTTGGGGTGCGGGCAAAGGTGTAACGTCCGTCAAGGCTCGCGGTTAGGTGAGCCACACCTGACTCGCCGACTGGGCCGGTCCGGGTGTGTTGTGCGGGTACGAGGAACTGTGACAATGACTGCGCTGGCCGAATCATCCCTGTCGGTACTCGCTGCAGCTCCGAGTGTGTCTTCACAGCTACTTGGCAGCTTACTCATAGGTTTGCGGGAGGGCCTGGAAGCGGCCATCGTGGTGAGCATCCTGCTGGCCTTCCTGGTCAAGAGCGAGCGCCGCGACGCCCTCAAATGGGTGTGGCTCGGTGTCGCCGCAGCAATCTTGATGACCGTTGGCGTGTTCCTCGGAATCCAGTTCGGAGAGAACACCATCAGCGGCCTGGCCGCCGAGGCCGTCGCCGGAGCCGCCTCGCTGATCGCGGTCGTGATCGTCACCACCATGGTGCTCTGGATGAAGAAGGCCGCCGCCGGGCTCTCCGGTGAGCTGCGGGGTGAGATGTCGCGCGCGCTGGAGACCGGCGGCTGGGCCGTCGCCCTCCTGGCGTTCCTGGCTGTCGGCCGCGAAGGTGTGGAAACCGCACTGTTCATGGTGGGCTACGCCGAAGCCGAGACCCTGTGGCCACTGACCGGGCTGATCATCGGCGTGGTGATCGCCGCGGTGCTCGCCTACGGCATCTACGCCGGGGCCGTGCGGATCAACCTCGCCAAGTTCTTCAAGTACACCGGCGTGCTGCTCATCGTCGTCGCCGCCGGCATCCTGTCCTACGGCATCGGAGCCCTGCAGACGGTGGGCTGGCTGCCCGGCCTGTCGACCAGGGCGTTCGACATCAGCGGCTGGATGGACTGGTCGGCCTGGTACGGCGAAGTCATCCAGGGCGTCTTCAACGTGACACCCACCCCGACGGTGCTGCAACTGGCGTGCTGGCTGGCCTACCTGCTGATCGTGCTGGCGCTCTTCCTGCGCCCCGACCGTCGTCTCAGTACCTCCCCCACCACTGGCTCCCCTACCCCCGAGAGGTCCAACACGTGAACCGTTTCCCTTTCCTCGCCGTCACGGCGGCGGTGCTCGCTGGTGTGTCGTTGACCAGCTGCACGCCGAAGGAGAACACGCCCGCCGCTGACGAGTCGACGTCGGGCAGCGCGTCGTCGGCGGCGGCGCCCGCGGAGATCACCGTGGAGGCCACCGACACCGAGTGCACGTTGTCCGGCACCGAGAACACCACCGGTGCCAACACCTTCGTCATCACCAACAACGGTTCCAAGGTCACCGAGTTCTACGTCTACGGCGAGGGCGACCGGGTGATGGGCGAGGTGGAGAACGTCTCGCCCGGTCTGCAGCGCAAGCTGATCGTGCAGCTCACCCAGCCGGGCACCTACCAGACGGCCTGCAAGCCCGGCATGATCGGCGACGGCATCCGCGGCGACTACACCGTCACCGGCGACGAGGTGCAGGTCGACACCGAGGGCAAGTTCAAGGAGGCCTCGGACAACTACAAGCGTTATGTGGTGTCGCAGACCGAGGCCCTGGTCCCCGCGGTGGAATCGTTCGCCAACGCCATCAAGGCCGGCGACGTGGAAGGCGCCAAAGCTCAGTTCGGGCCCACCCGCGTGTACTACGAGCGCATCGAACCGGTCGCCGAGTCCTTCCCCGACGACCTCGATCCCCGCATCGACCTGCGTGAGGCCGACCTCGAAGAGGGCCAGAAGTGGACCGGCTTCCACGCCCTGGAAAAGCAGCTGTGGGATACCGGCCTGCAGCCCGACGCGAACGCGCTGGCCGATCAGCTGGTGGCCGACGTCAAGGAACTGGCCGACGGCGTGAAGGCACCCGACTACAGCATCGACTCCACCCAGATCGCCGGTGGCGCACAGGGTCTGCTCGACGAGATCGCCATCAGCAAGATCACCGGCGAAGAGGACATCTTCAGCCACACCGACCTGTGGGACTTCAACGCCAACCTGCAGGGCTCGCAGACCGCGGTGGCCTCGGTGCGCCCGATCCTCGACGAGCGCAACCCGGATCTGGGCAAGCGGGTGGATCAGCGGTTCCAGGAGACCGAAGCCCTGCTGCTGCAGTACCGCGACGGCGACGGCTTCGTCTCCTACGAGACCGTGACCGAGCCGCAACGCCAGGAGCTCTCGCGTTCCATCGACGCGCTGAGCAAGGAAGTCAGCCAGGTGCAAGGTGTCATCGCTCCCCAATAGTCCTGAGCCCAAGGGCTTCTCCCGACGCCGGCTGATCGGTGCCGCCGGCGTAGGGGCCGCCGTGGTGGGCGCGGCCGGCGCGGGAGCACTGGCCGGACGGTCCACCGTGTCCCCCGCCGACGCCGCAGCCACCGACCATCTGCAGGTGGCGGTTCCCTTCTACGGCGAGCACCAGGCCGGGATCGTGACCGCCCAGCAGGACCGCATGACCTTCGGCGTTTTCGACGTCACCACCGACTCGCGCGACGACCTGGTGGCGATGCTGCAGGAATGGACAGTGATGGCGGCCCGGATGTGCGCCGGGGAAGAAACCGTCGACGACGGCGCCGTGGGCATGAATCCCTATGCGCCGCCGGCTGACACGGGCGAGGCGCTGGGACTGCCCGCCTCCCAGCTCACCTTGACCATCGGTTTCGGGCCGTCACTGTTCAGCAAGGACGGCGTCGACCGGTTCGGCATCGCTGATCAGAAGCCCGAGCAGCTGGCCAACCTGCCGAAGTTCCCGAACGAGACCCTGGACCCGGCGCGCTCCTACGGCGACATCTGCGTGCAGGCCTGCGCCAACGACCCGCAGGTCGCGTTCCACGCGATCCGCAACCTGGCCCGGGTAGGCTTCGGGACCGTGGCGATGCGCTACGCCCAATTGGGTTTCGGGCGCACGTCGTCCACCACCAAGGACCAGGAAACTCCGCGAAACCTGTTCGGGTTCAAAGACGGCACCGCCAACATCAAGGCCGAGGAAACCCACAAGATCAACGACTTCGTCTGGGTGGCCGACGGGGACGGCCCCGATTGGTTGACCGGCGGCAGCTATCTGGTGACGCGGCGCATTCGGATGCGGATCGAGAACTGGGACCGCACCACCTTGCTGGAGCAGGAACGGGTGATCGGCCGCCAGAAGGGCACCGGCGCCCCCAACGGCCTGACCCAGGAGTTCGAGGAACTCAACCTCGACCTGACCGACGACAAGGACACCCCGCTGATCGATGCCGCCGCCCACGTGAGACTGGTGTCGCCGCAGAACCTGGGCGGCATCGAGATCCTGCGCCGCGGTTACAACTTCACCGACGGCACCGACGGGCTGGGACACATGGACGCCGGCCTGTTCTTCATCGCCTTCGTGCGCGATCCGGTGAAGCAGTTCATCCCGATGCAGACCGAGATGTCGCGCCGGGATGCCATGAACGAGTACATCACCCACACCGGCACCGCGCTGTTCGCCTGCCCGCCGGGAGTGGCGGAGGACGACCCGACGGCGTTCTGGGGTTCGTCGCTGTTCACCTGACCGGCCGAGCGCGCGCGTTTGTACGGTTGCACCCGGCGTGTCATGTACAGACACGCACGCTCGGCGTCAATGGTCGGGGGTGTCTGCCTCCACCGGGATCAGTTCGTTCTCGGCCACGTCGTCGGCCACCTCGGCGGGCCAGGCAGCGCGCCACTCGTCGTCGCTGATCGGTCCCATCTGCGGGTCTACCGCGGACACCCCGCGCGCCGCGGCCACTGCCTTCTCGGCGCTTCGCAGGTCATCCATGAACGCGAGAACCGCTGTGCGCAGGGCATTCTCGGCGTCGACGTCCGGGGTCAGGGTCACTGCCAGCATTCCCGAGGGCAGCAGTTCGGCAGGCACGCCGGCTTGCTGGGCACGTGAGATCACCTTCTGCGCCAGCGCCAATGCGGGCTGACCGGTGGGCAGATCGGCGACCACCGAGTCCCGTGAGCTCTTCTCCCGCGCCTTGCGTTCCTCCCACTGGGCCAGCTGCTCCTCGAGTGTCACCGTCTCACCGGCCAGCACGGCGGGAACCCGGTGATGCAGTTTGCGTACCAGGGCATCCGCCACATCGTCGATGGAGAAGGGCTCGGCGGCGTCCTCAGCGATACGGGCGTGAAACAGCACCTGCAGCAACACATCTCCGAGCTCGTCGCGCAGATCGTCGGTGTTGCCGCTGTGCACGGCGTCGAACAGCTCGTAGGTCTCCTCGAGCAGATAGCGCCGCAGCGAGTCGTGGGTCTGCTCGCTCTCCCACGGCCCTTTGGTGCGCAGGGTGTCCATCACCGACACCGCGTCCAGCAGTCGTTCGCCGGGCGCCGGCGGCGGCGCCGCGATCACCCGCTCGCCTGCCCGGATCCGTTCGCGCACCGCAGGATGGTGCGCATCGGAGGACAGCAGCACCTCGGCCGGGTCGCCGGCGGACACCGGTCGTGCGTTGTGCAGCGACCAGAGCACCTTGACCGGCATCTCCTCGGTGTACTGCACCCCGCCGGCCAACAGTTCGACAGCCTCGACGGGGATCAGCGTCGGGCGCCGGGGATCGACGAGTATCACTGTCACGGGGCCACCTCCGCCCCGAGTTTCGTGATGTCGACCTCACCCTTCGGTTTCCCGTCCAGCGCGAGGATCAGGTCGGCCACCATCTGCGCCAGTTCGAGATCCCGGATGCGCGGGGCGGCGATACCACTGCCCGCCCGCGGGATCGGCACCTGGATGGTGGAGGTAGTGGCCCGGTAGTTGGCACCGGGATACATGCGCTTGAGGCGCAGCTGTCCGGAATCCATCAGCGTCAACGGGGAAATCCGCAGCGTGGACGGCTGCCCCGCCGAGCCGGTGGCCGACACCTCGGTGATGCCGTAGCTGCGGCACAGCAGCCGCAGCCGCGCCACCGCGACCAGCCGCAGCGCCTCCTCGGGCAGCGGGCCGTAGCGGTCGGTGAGCTCCTCGACCACCGAGGCCACGTCGGCGTCGCTGGTGGCCGCGGCCAGCCGCCGGTAGCCCTCCAGGCGCAGCCGGTCACTGTCGATGTACTCCGGCGGCAGGTTGGCGTCGATCGGCAGGTCGATCCTGACCTCTTTGGGTTCCTCTGTGCCCGAGACGGTTTCACCGTCGGCGGCCGCGCGGTAGGCCTCCACCGCCTCGCCCACCAGCCGCACGTAGAGATCGAACCCGACACCGGCGACGTGACCGGACTGCTCGGCACCCAGCACGTTGCCCGCACCGCGGATCTCCAGGTCCTTCATCGCCACGGCCATGCCGGCACCCAGTTCGTTGTTCTGGGCGATGGTGGCCAGGCGGTCGTAGGCCGTCTCGGTCAGCGGCTTGTCCGGCGAGTACAGGAAGTAGGCGTAGCCACGCTCGCGGGAGCGTCCCACCCGACCGCGCAACTGATGCAGCTGCGACAGTCCGAAGGTGTCGGCGCGCTCCACGATCAGGGTGTTGGCGTTGCTGATGTCCAGGCCGGTCTCCACGATGGTGGTGCAGACCAGGATGTCGTACTCGCGGTTCCAGAAGCCCTCGACGGTCTTCTCCAGCTGCTCTTCCGGCATCTGGCCGTGGGCCACAACAACTCTGGCTTCGGGTACCAGGGCGCGCACCTTGGCCGCCGCGGAGTCGATGGAGCTGACCCGGTTGTGGATGTAGAACACCTGCCCGTCGCGCAGCAGCTCCCGGCGCAGCGCCGCTGTCACCTGCTTGTCGTCGTGGGGTCCCACATAGGTCAGCACCGGATAGCGTTCCTCCGGCGGAGTCAGGATGGTCGACATCTCGCGGATGCCGGCCAGGCTCATCTCCAGCGTGCGCGGAATCGGGGTGGCGCTCATGGTCAGCACGTCGACGTGGGAGCGCAGGCTCTTGATGTGCTCCTTGTGCTCGACGCCGAACCGCTGCTCCTCGTCGACGATCACCAGGCCGAGGTCCTTCCATCGCACCGCGGTCTGCAGCAGCCGGTGGGTGCCGATCACGACATCGACCGAGCCGTCGGCCATACCGTCGACCACCTTGCGCGACTCCCCCGGGTCGGTGAAGCGCGACAACCCCTTGACGGTCACCGGGAAACCGGCCATCCGGTTGGTGAAGGTTTGCAGGTGCTGATCGGCCAGCAGCGTCGTGGGCACCAACACTGCGACCTGCTTGCCGGCCTGCACCGCTTTGAACGCAGCGCGCACGGCGATCTCGGTCTTGCCGTACCCCACGTCGCCACAGATCACGCGGTCCATCGGGACCGGACGCTCCATGTCGGCCTTCACCTCGGTGATGGCCGTCATCTGGTCGACGGTCTCGGTGAAGCCGAACGCATCTTCCATCTCGTTCTGCCACGGGGTGTCCGGCGGGAAGGCGAAACCCGGTGCCGCCTGCCGCTTGGCGTACAGCGCCACCAACTCGGTGGCGATCTCGCGAACGGCCCTGCGCGCCTTGGTCTTCGTGTTCGTCCAGTCGCTACCCCCGAGCTTGCTCAGTGTGGGGGCGGTGCCACCGACGTACCGCGACAGCTGATCGAGCGAATCCATGGGGACATACAGCCGGTCGGAACCTCCGCCGCGCTTGGCGCTGGCGTACTCCAGCACCAGATACTCGCGCCGCGCTCCGCCGACCACCCGCTCGGTCATCTCGACGAACTTGCCGATGCCGTGCTGGTCGTGCACCACCAGGTCACCGGCCGTCAGCGCCAGCGGATCGACGGTGTTACGGCGTTTGGCCGCAAGGCGTTTGCCCTCCGAGGCGGCGACCCGGTTCCCGGTCAGGTCGGTCTCGGTGATGACCACCAGATTGGCGCCGGGCAGGATCACGCCGGTGTGCAGCGGGCCCTTGAGCACGCCCACCACACCGGGTTTGGGCGTGGCGCCGGCGTCCAGCAGGGCGGCCGGGGTGTCGGCGTCGGCCAGCTGCTCACACACCCGGTTGGCCGTGCCGGTGCCGGGGGTGACGACGGCGGCCGACCCACCGGTGGCGCAGTGCGCGCGCAACATCGCAAAGATCTCTTCGGCGTTCGCCTGGCTGCCGCGGGCCGACGGCGCGGACCGGACATCGAGTTCGATCGCGGATTCGTCGGGCAACTGGCTCAGGGTCCACCAGGGGTGGCCGGCCTTGCGGGCGGCGGCCCGGGCTTCGCCGAGCTCCCGGAATCCCGAGCCGCCCAACTGCTCGACGTCGATGGGCGCGTCGCCGCCAACCGCGGCCACCGACCAGGTGGCTTCGAGGAACTCACGGCCGGTCTTGATCAGATCGGCCGCCCGGGTGCGGACCTTCTCGGGGTCGCACACGAGCACCGGCGTCCCAGGGGCCAGCTGATCGGTCAACAGCACCAGATCGTCGCGGCGCAGCACGGGCAGCAGGGCCTCCATGCCGTCCACCGGGATGCCGTCGGCCAGCTTGGCCAACATCTCGCCCACTGTTCCGCTGACATGGTTGTCGCTGACCGGATGTTCGGTGACCAGTTCAGCCGCGCGTCGGCGCACCTCCTCGGTGAGCAGCAGCTCACGGCACGCCACGGCGACCAGCGTGTCCACCGGGATCTCGGGGATGGATCGCTGGTCGGCCACCGAGAACATTCGCATCTCGGTGATCTCGTCGCCCCAGAACTCGACACGCACCGGGTGTTCGGCGGTGGGCGCGAACACGTCCAGAATGCCGCCACGAACGGCGAATTCGCCGCGCTTGCCCACCATGTCCACACGGGTATAGGCCAGCTCGGCGAGTTTGGTGATGACCTGCTCGAAGTCCAACTCGGCACCCACCGCCAACGTGACGGGCTCGACCTTGGCCGCATCCGGCGTCATCGGCTGCAGCAGTGAACGCGCCGTGG from Mycolicibacterium tokaiense includes the following:
- the efeB gene encoding iron uptake transporter deferrochelatase/peroxidase subunit, with the protein product MSSLPNSPEPKGFSRRRLIGAAGVGAAVVGAAGAGALAGRSTVSPADAAATDHLQVAVPFYGEHQAGIVTAQQDRMTFGVFDVTTDSRDDLVAMLQEWTVMAARMCAGEETVDDGAVGMNPYAPPADTGEALGLPASQLTLTIGFGPSLFSKDGVDRFGIADQKPEQLANLPKFPNETLDPARSYGDICVQACANDPQVAFHAIRNLARVGFGTVAMRYAQLGFGRTSSTTKDQETPRNLFGFKDGTANIKAEETHKINDFVWVADGDGPDWLTGGSYLVTRRIRMRIENWDRTTLLEQERVIGRQKGTGAPNGLTQEFEELNLDLTDDKDTPLIDAAAHVRLVSPQNLGGIEILRRGYNFTDGTDGLGHMDAGLFFIAFVRDPVKQFIPMQTEMSRRDAMNEYITHTGTALFACPPGVAEDDPTAFWGSSLFT
- the efeO gene encoding iron uptake system protein EfeO — translated: MNRFPFLAVTAAVLAGVSLTSCTPKENTPAADESTSGSASSAAAPAEITVEATDTECTLSGTENTTGANTFVITNNGSKVTEFYVYGEGDRVMGEVENVSPGLQRKLIVQLTQPGTYQTACKPGMIGDGIRGDYTVTGDEVQVDTEGKFKEASDNYKRYVVSQTEALVPAVESFANAIKAGDVEGAKAQFGPTRVYYERIEPVAESFPDDLDPRIDLREADLEEGQKWTGFHALEKQLWDTGLQPDANALADQLVADVKELADGVKAPDYSIDSTQIAGGAQGLLDEIAISKITGEEDIFSHTDLWDFNANLQGSQTAVASVRPILDERNPDLGKRVDQRFQETEALLLQYRDGDGFVSYETVTEPQRQELSRSIDALSKEVSQVQGVIAPQ
- a CDS encoding nucleoside triphosphate pyrophosphohydrolase, whose protein sequence is MTVILVDPRRPTLIPVEAVELLAGGVQYTEEMPVKVLWSLHNARPVSAGDPAEVLLSSDAHHPAVRERIRAGERVIAAPPPAPGERLLDAVSVMDTLRTKGPWESEQTHDSLRRYLLEETYELFDAVHSGNTDDLRDELGDVLLQVLFHARIAEDAAEPFSIDDVADALVRKLHHRVPAVLAGETVTLEEQLAQWEERKAREKSSRDSVVADLPTGQPALALAQKVISRAQQAGVPAELLPSGMLAVTLTPDVDAENALRTAVLAFMDDLRSAEKAVAAARGVSAVDPQMGPISDDEWRAAWPAEVADDVAENELIPVEADTPDH
- a CDS encoding lytic transglycosylase domain-containing protein, whose translation is MRWLQAAAAMGAAALLLASSCSWQIGTPIPEGVPPPPGDPVPAVDTYGTGRGADQLHEWALERAPALNIPVTALEAYAYAARVAEVENPDCHLSWTTLAGIGMVESHHGTYRNALIATDGEITPPIRGVRLDGTAGNMHIPDTDGGLLDGDPHLDRAMGPMQFIPDTWKLYGVDANNDGVISPDNMDDAALSAAGYLCFRGGDLATPRGWMAALKAYNNSEQYARTVRDWATAYASGRAL
- the mfd gene encoding transcription-repair coupling factor encodes the protein MTAPGHPSVQTPIAGLVDLALTAPTFAELVDRAEQRPDELALVGPSSAQVFVASALAQQGPLLVVTATGREADDLTAELKGVFGDAAALFPSWETLPHERLSPGVDTVGARLMLLRRLSHPDDARLGPPLRVVVTTARSLLQPMTPDAAKVEPVTLAVGAELDFEQVITKLAELAYTRVDMVGKRGEFAVRGGILDVFAPTAEHPVRVEFWGDEITEMRMFSVADQRSIPEIPVDTLVAVACRELLLTEEVRRRAAELVTEHPVSDNHVSGTVGEMLAKLADGIPVDGMEALLPVLRRDDLVLLTDQLAPGTPVLVCDPEKVRTRAADLIKTGREFLEATWSVAAVGGDAPIDVEQLGGSGFRELGEARAAARKAGHPWWTLSQLPDESAIELDVRSAPSARGSQANAEEIFAMLRAHCATGGSAAVVTPGTGTANRVCEQLADADTPAALLDAGATPKPGVVGVLKGPLHTGVILPGANLVVITETDLTGNRVAASEGKRLAAKRRNTVDPLALTAGDLVVHDQHGIGKFVEMTERVVGGARREYLVLEYASAKRGGGSDRLYVPMDSLDQLSRYVGGTAPTLSKLGGSDWTNTKTKARRAVREIATELVALYAKRQAAPGFAFPPDTPWQNEMEDAFGFTETVDQMTAITEVKADMERPVPMDRVICGDVGYGKTEIAVRAAFKAVQAGKQVAVLVPTTLLADQHLQTFTNRMAGFPVTVKGLSRFTDPGESRKVVDGMADGSVDVVIGTHRLLQTAVRWKDLGLVIVDEEQRFGVEHKEHIKSLRSHVDVLTMSATPIPRTLEMSLAGIREMSTILTPPEERYPVLTYVGPHDDKQVTAALRRELLRDGQVFYIHNRVSSIDSAAAKVRALVPEARVVVAHGQMPEEQLEKTVEGFWNREYDILVCTTIVETGLDISNANTLIVERADTFGLSQLHQLRGRVGRSRERGYAYFLYSPDKPLTETAYDRLATIAQNNELGAGMAVAMKDLEIRGAGNVLGAEQSGHVAGVGFDLYVRLVGEAVEAYRAAADGETVSGTEEPKEVRIDLPIDANLPPEYIDSDRLRLEGYRRLAAATSDADVASVVEELTDRYGPLPEEALRLVAVARLRLLCRSYGITEVSATGSAGQPSTLRISPLTLMDSGQLRLKRMYPGANYRATTSTIQVPIPRAGSGIAAPRIRDLELAQMVADLILALDGKPKGEVDITKLGAEVAP
- the efeU gene encoding iron uptake transporter permease EfeU; this encodes MTALAESSLSVLAAAPSVSSQLLGSLLIGLREGLEAAIVVSILLAFLVKSERRDALKWVWLGVAAAILMTVGVFLGIQFGENTISGLAAEAVAGAASLIAVVIVTTMVLWMKKAAAGLSGELRGEMSRALETGGWAVALLAFLAVGREGVETALFMVGYAEAETLWPLTGLIIGVVIAAVLAYGIYAGAVRINLAKFFKYTGVLLIVVAAGILSYGIGALQTVGWLPGLSTRAFDISGWMDWSAWYGEVIQGVFNVTPTPTVLQLACWLAYLLIVLALFLRPDRRLSTSPTTGSPTPERSNT